In one window of bacterium DNA:
- a CDS encoding glycosyltransferase, with amino-acid sequence MLPYFYISKVDLLILWRNFFICLTWIVVTIYVFSGIQDFIYDIWGYTWRIVRRRKFKGRERLSLARMKLREQQMIAVFVPAWKEAGVVDKMLTNIIERVEYRNYFIFVGTYPNDRETQEAVDKLVDNFPQIIKVVTSRPGPTNKADCLNHIYSALKEYEKQHNIFFEIIVLHDAEDYVHPYSFLLYNYLIPRVDAVQLPILPLPTQWFKWVHWVYADEFAENHMKDIIVRERMQGFVPYAGVGTGFSRRLFNHLDKIRKGQIFNENTLTEDYSTAKAARDAGMTSVFVNVILADDKSPWYKPLFQREFFISNWSYFPSDFWRSVKQKTRWIVGISLQEWRQSKWKGSLAVKENFIKDRKGLVSFTANILGYIVLMYVLIYFAGQKGILPFKWEPIFHKGTPLFTFIIIATFFMSIRIIQRVIFVTIIYGIGPGLLSIPRLFLGNIINGFASFRALLIFLKTFSEPTVKWEKTEHYEGAGINPVDMDESGINKVSAESAITCTDFIKLLETEDTSKIIEGFDKLKHTCSPYEHKQMLTIMQKLLDASNIQVKILAAKMFSKLKCKELIPFVKQLLFDREWIVRSNAAKVIIRSNFLKDVLKAVMDSDDKYAKDVLVKTLEQNEWAFYRLLPQLSDKSMSSTREKLFSQSKYLEEKYNTISTTD; translated from the coding sequence ATGTTGCCATATTTCTATATATCAAAGGTAGACCTTTTAATACTATGGCGTAACTTTTTTATTTGTTTAACTTGGATTGTCGTAACTATCTATGTATTTAGTGGTATACAGGACTTTATTTATGATATATGGGGTTATACATGGAGGATTGTAAGACGCAGGAAATTCAAAGGTAGAGAGCGATTATCTTTAGCGAGGATGAAACTTCGTGAACAGCAGATGATAGCTGTTTTCGTTCCTGCATGGAAAGAAGCAGGTGTGGTTGATAAGATGTTAACAAATATTATTGAAAGGGTAGAATATCGTAACTATTTTATTTTTGTGGGTACATATCCAAATGACCGGGAAACACAGGAGGCAGTTGATAAACTTGTAGATAACTTCCCACAGATAATAAAAGTGGTAACATCACGTCCAGGACCTACCAATAAGGCAGATTGTTTAAATCATATATACAGTGCATTGAAAGAATATGAGAAACAGCACAACATATTTTTTGAAATAATTGTATTACATGATGCAGAGGACTATGTTCATCCGTATTCTTTTCTTCTTTATAATTATCTTATTCCAAGAGTGGATGCAGTTCAATTGCCAATACTTCCACTGCCTACCCAATGGTTCAAATGGGTTCACTGGGTATATGCTGATGAATTTGCTGAAAATCATATGAAGGATATAATAGTGCGTGAAAGGATGCAGGGATTTGTTCCTTATGCAGGTGTTGGTACCGGATTTTCCAGACGATTATTTAACCATCTGGATAAAATTAGAAAAGGACAAATTTTTAACGAAAATACACTTACAGAGGACTATAGTACTGCAAAAGCAGCGAGAGATGCAGGGATGACTTCTGTATTTGTTAATGTAATACTGGCTGATGATAAGTCACCCTGGTATAAACCATTATTCCAAAGGGAGTTTTTCATATCCAACTGGTCATATTTTCCATCTGATTTCTGGAGGTCTGTTAAACAAAAAACGAGGTGGATAGTTGGGATATCACTTCAAGAGTGGCGGCAAAGTAAGTGGAAGGGCTCTCTGGCAGTTAAAGAAAATTTTATAAAAGATCGGAAAGGACTCGTTTCTTTTACTGCAAATATTCTTGGATATATTGTTCTTATGTATGTTCTGATATATTTCGCAGGACAGAAAGGAATACTTCCTTTTAAATGGGAACCTATCTTCCATAAAGGAACTCCACTTTTTACATTTATTATAATAGCTACATTTTTTATGTCTATAAGGATAATACAGCGGGTTATATTTGTTACCATAATTTACGGAATAGGACCGGGGTTGCTTTCTATTCCCAGATTGTTTTTGGGAAATATCATAAATGGTTTTGCTTCCTTCCGTGCTTTATTGATATTTCTTAAAACTTTTAGTGAACCTACAGTAAAATGGGAAAAGACAGAACATTATGAAGGGGCAGGCATAAATCCTGTTGATATGGATGAATCAGGGATTAATAAAGTATCCGCAGAAAGTGCTATAACTTGTACTGATTTTATAAAATTATTAGAGACAGAAGATACATCCAAAATTATTGAAGGATTTGATAAACTCAAGCATACCTGTTCTCCTTATGAACATAAGCAAATGCTGACAATTATGCAAAAATTACTTGATGCTTCAAATATTCAGGTAAAAATTCTGGCAGCCAAAATGTTTTCCAAACTAAAGTGTAAAGAACTTATACCTTTTGTAAAACAATTGCTTTTTGACCGTGAATGGATTGTCAGGTCAAATGCTGCCAAAGTGATCATTCGGTCAAATTTTCTTAAGGATGTATTAAAAGCTGTAATGGACAGTGATGATAAATATGCAAAAGATGTACTGGTTAAAACACTTGAACAAAATGAGTGGGCTTTTTACCGATTGTTACCACAACTTAGTGATAAATCTATGTCTTCAACTCGGGAGAAACTGTTTAGCCAGTCAAAATACCTTGAAGAGAAATATAATACAATTTCAACAACAGATTAG
- a CDS encoding insulinase family protein, whose translation MKKRFVIFFSVFLTGCVTISQKPYEKIDFSEIKKMEKPSFVKEKLDNGITIFLMEDHSLPLINFKVLIRTGKIYEPVEKTGLGEITFEVMRTGGAGERTGDEIDIFLENIGAVISTGIGVDTGWVEGYCHRKNFFSVFNTFKDILTTPSFEPKKIELAKIRKKTEISRRNDEISEIADRELKRLIYGKDTPYGRIPEYETIDNITRQDIMDFYNQSVYPEGIILGIWGDFKTTEMMEMVKRSLGRWQKEKPSQKEKPPVEFPQDGSFNVIKKEDATQSVIVMGHIGLQRNNPDYPAAIVLSRALGAGWNSRFSRILRQEKGLAYEVWAVFAGEFDRPGLFIARTQTRTDRTMEAVQLMKEEITRIKEGINKEELDVAKEGIINSEVFWSDTKDEIINRLLTYEYYGYPYDYPEKLIEAVKSVSEEDIKRVAEKYLFPERLTVLVVGNPESFEKALPPDTQVINIK comes from the coding sequence ATGAAAAAAAGATTTGTAATATTCTTTTCAGTATTTCTTACCGGATGTGTAACTATCTCACAAAAACCATATGAAAAGATTGACTTCTCTGAAATTAAAAAGATGGAAAAACCATCCTTTGTAAAAGAAAAACTGGACAATGGTATTACAATCTTTCTTATGGAAGACCACTCACTCCCATTGATAAACTTCAAGGTACTGATAAGAACAGGAAAGATATATGAACCAGTAGAAAAAACAGGACTTGGAGAGATAACATTTGAAGTAATGAGGACAGGTGGAGCAGGAGAAAGGACAGGTGATGAGATTGACATATTTCTTGAAAACATAGGCGCGGTTATCTCCACTGGTATTGGGGTTGATACTGGGTGGGTTGAAGGTTATTGCCACAGAAAAAACTTTTTCTCTGTTTTCAATACCTTTAAAGATATTCTCACCACTCCATCCTTTGAACCTAAAAAGATTGAACTTGCAAAAATAAGAAAGAAAACAGAGATAAGCAGAAGAAATGATGAGATATCAGAGATAGCAGACAGAGAATTAAAACGACTTATATACGGAAAGGACACTCCCTACGGAAGAATTCCAGAATATGAAACAATAGATAATATTACACGTCAGGATATAATGGACTTTTACAACCAATCTGTTTATCCTGAAGGCATTATTCTCGGGATATGGGGTGATTTTAAGACAACAGAAATGATGGAAATGGTAAAACGGTCTTTAGGAAGGTGGCAGAAAGAAAAACCATCTCAAAAAGAGAAACCACCTGTTGAATTTCCACAAGATGGCTCTTTTAATGTTATAAAAAAAGAAGATGCAACACAGTCAGTAATAGTTATGGGACACATCGGACTGCAAAGAAATAATCCGGATTATCCTGCTGCTATTGTCTTAAGCAGGGCTCTCGGGGCTGGATGGAACTCAAGATTTTCAAGGATATTAAGACAGGAAAAAGGACTAGCATATGAGGTATGGGCTGTCTTTGCTGGAGAATTTGATAGACCAGGACTTTTCATCGCCAGGACACAGACACGGACAGACAGAACTATGGAAGCAGTACAATTGATGAAAGAAGAGATAACAAGGATTAAAGAAGGGATAAATAAAGAGGAACTGGATGTAGCAAAGGAAGGGATTATCAACAGTGAGGTATTCTGGTCTGATACAAAGGATGAGATAATAAATCGCCTTCTTACTTATGAGTATTATGGCTACCCTTATGACTATCCAGAAAAACTTATTGAAGCAGTGAAGAGTGTCTCGGAAGAAGATATTAAAAGAGTTGCTGAAAAGTATCTCTTTCCTGAAAGATTAACAGTCCTTGTTGTGGGAAATCCAGAAAGTTTTGAGAAAGCACTTCCACCTGACACACAAGTTATAAATATAAAGTAA
- a CDS encoding hydrolase, with amino-acid sequence MKEVKILGLNCVSVPVLVEAKNLKSSRMRISYLSKIRAIKIIRALKKEGIKFIIEPYPWIGKGYYEEIKWDPADKEKWFANWKKVLLDISRSIAIPYNAYAIVTASNYINMENGYDKEWIDIFNSLRNLKNFNSLITYKTNFWVTAIWDKETKTAYTNKLNNSLFSEIDFISIAFYFELNNKEKIPSVETLKKDLRCVSKFNRCQDVYKEIENFYYRHKKPVFFGELGAPRRVYAASEPWNCEPHIYAEVETAEFSEEAQANYFRAVLETFQDKDWFYGASIFAIGMPSSSYSTVGK; translated from the coding sequence TTGAAAGAAGTTAAAATACTCGGTTTAAACTGTGTTTCTGTTCCTGTTCTGGTTGAAGCCAAAAACTTAAAAAGTTCGAGGATGAGAATAAGTTATTTGTCAAAAATACGAGCAATAAAAATAATCAGAGCCCTTAAAAAAGAAGGTATTAAGTTTATTATAGAACCATATCCCTGGATAGGTAAAGGATATTACGAAGAGATTAAATGGGACCCGGCAGATAAAGAAAAATGGTTTGCTAACTGGAAAAAGGTTTTATTAGATATTAGCAGAAGTATTGCTATTCCATATAATGCTTATGCAATAGTTACTGCATCAAACTATATAAATATGGAAAATGGATATGATAAAGAATGGATAGACATTTTTAATTCTTTAAGGAACCTTAAAAACTTCAATTCTCTAATTACATACAAAACAAACTTCTGGGTTACTGCTATCTGGGATAAAGAAACAAAAACCGCTTATACTAATAAATTAAACAATTCCTTGTTCAGTGAAATAGATTTTATCTCAATCGCATTTTATTTTGAATTAAACAATAAAGAAAAAATTCCTTCTGTTGAAACATTAAAAAAAGATTTAAGATGTGTGAGTAAATTTAATAGATGTCAGGATGTTTATAAAGAAATAGAGAATTTTTATTACAGGCATAAAAAACCAGTATTTTTTGGAGAGTTAGGTGCACCCAGAAGGGTATATGCTGCCTCAGAACCATGGAACTGTGAACCACATATATATGCGGAAGTTGAAACTGCAGAATTTTCTGAAGAAGCACAGGCAAATTATTTTAGGGCAGTTCTTGAAACATTTCAGGATAAGGACTGGTTTTATGGTGCAAGTATATTTGCAATAGGTATGCCTTCTTCAAGTTATAGTACTGTTGGAAAGTGA
- a CDS encoding sialate O-acetylesterase: MNKILTSIFLIYLIHSHTAISNPELKPIFYETFGDKRLINNNIYDRNKRKIWLSDRVDKPGEVVDLLNHITKNGSLMFGGYKKSQTLKLSPDAVNFPFNFALTFQIKLHSMGNAWVTANPFEVRPLLSVVPRRDKYSYYEVRYYLENVKEDGHIFNLFRCKWDIVKVVNNETEIMAGGYFRLYENIWNDIELIISNDSEGFVNISLYIESPLDPIEKRKPFLYVKDTQPNRILNGIPELSFTMDEHQTVFNNTPIIELDNIKIYDNVQYQKIERIKNKNNAIDLTSFKNEKNFSYYRYLANKGIITEEMVNTYRKDTPVQMKHFIDLLLRANNIENFWIDINEKEIQDIAIKIGTISRGNFNSLNKEITNYEASYIIYKFKGNPNIDRDYKKLIRDKIPEPYVNPVNYVFQNNIINFNPDDIHPEKISFGEAVDIIIRILDPTYQPFNYELKVPHIIGDNVIFQRDKPIPIWGLGFNGEKIKVVFKKQVKETKVENGKWYLELEPEEAGGPYTLTIQGIKNKIVKKNIYIGEVFLIAGQSNAEFLLKNSFDYEETINNLLDQIEKKRLILRLYKQQLILGLTPNFTTKGYWYSANRYHLLYSSAVGTFFVEKLLQINPYLKGVPVGIVNLTFGGSTIELFMPDFPVWMPYTQRQHNNPVVSGYWNGYMKAIAPTKFRAVIFYQGENSVHLRYLYERLLRHFIEAIRREFKDKSLPFILVQLTGYGESYLDGDTWPIIREIQYRTAKTMNNVYIITATDLSEEDIWEIHPRIKKPIGIRLAYKVMEAIYGKDMGFRSPEMKNFQISGDKVKVYFDYVKGKLNFKEKNTGCFEVLDENGKWYKATGINLGRDFVEIWNDNIKHPLGARYAYFNYPKMILYDDNQMPVFPFNTTINLDRESVGVTDNFHIFLPYHGLSDFDAVLNLTRNKIFRTVKVRDINNLELFYSIPGQSSGDEIMVFSRKGSRKLEQGSTEKILKIKNHHLKVGDRVRNVNRQYIDSGVIEVIDDNTVLIEGINGQEEGDEIEIYILRYKDKAG; the protein is encoded by the coding sequence TTGAATAAAATTCTAACATCTATATTCCTAATTTATCTTATCCATTCCCATACGGCTATTTCTAATCCCGAATTAAAACCTATCTTTTATGAGACATTTGGAGACAAGAGACTTATCAACAATAATATATATGACAGAAATAAAAGAAAAATCTGGCTATCCGACCGTGTGGATAAACCAGGAGAAGTAGTAGATTTGTTAAACCATATTACAAAAAATGGTTCCCTTATGTTCGGTGGTTATAAAAAAAGTCAGACACTTAAGTTATCTCCTGATGCTGTAAATTTTCCCTTTAATTTCGCCCTTACATTTCAAATAAAACTACATAGTATGGGCAATGCATGGGTAACTGCTAATCCTTTTGAGGTTAGACCTTTACTTTCAGTAGTTCCGAGAAGAGATAAATATTCTTATTACGAAGTAAGATATTATCTTGAGAATGTAAAAGAAGATGGGCATATATTCAATCTCTTTAGATGTAAGTGGGATATTGTTAAGGTTGTTAATAATGAAACAGAAATAATGGCTGGCGGATACTTCAGATTGTATGAGAATATCTGGAACGATATAGAATTGATTATCTCAAATGATAGTGAGGGTTTTGTAAACATCTCTTTATATATTGAAAGCCCTTTAGACCCGATAGAAAAAAGAAAACCATTCTTATATGTAAAGGATACACAACCAAACCGTATCTTAAATGGTATCCCTGAATTATCTTTTACAATGGATGAGCACCAAACTGTATTTAATAACACACCTATAATTGAACTTGATAATATTAAAATTTACGATAATGTTCAATATCAGAAGATTGAACGGATAAAAAATAAGAATAATGCAATAGACCTTACATCCTTTAAAAATGAGAAAAACTTCTCTTACTATAGATATCTTGCCAATAAAGGAATTATCACAGAAGAGATGGTTAACACTTACAGGAAGGATACACCAGTTCAAATGAAACATTTTATCGATTTACTTTTACGTGCAAATAATATTGAAAACTTCTGGATAGATATAAATGAAAAAGAGATACAGGATATAGCAATTAAAATAGGAACTATCTCCAGAGGAAACTTTAACTCTCTGAATAAAGAAATAACAAATTATGAAGCATCTTATATTATATATAAATTTAAGGGGAACCCCAACATAGATAGGGATTATAAAAAATTGATTAGAGATAAAATACCAGAACCTTATGTAAATCCAGTTAATTATGTATTTCAAAACAATATAATAAATTTTAATCCTGATGATATTCATCCAGAAAAAATATCTTTTGGAGAAGCAGTTGATATTATTATCAGAATTCTGGACCCAACATATCAACCTTTTAACTATGAACTTAAGGTTCCTCATATTATAGGAGATAATGTTATTTTTCAGAGAGATAAGCCAATTCCCATCTGGGGACTTGGCTTTAATGGGGAAAAGATAAAGGTGGTCTTTAAAAAACAGGTAAAAGAGACAAAGGTTGAAAATGGAAAATGGTATTTAGAACTTGAACCTGAAGAAGCAGGGGGTCCTTATACTCTTACTATACAGGGAATTAAAAACAAGATTGTTAAGAAGAATATTTACATTGGAGAAGTTTTTCTAATTGCCGGACAGTCAAACGCAGAGTTTCTTTTAAAGAATAGTTTTGATTATGAAGAGACAATAAATAATCTTTTAGACCAGATAGAGAAAAAAAGATTGATTTTAAGATTATATAAACAGCAGTTAATTCTCGGATTAACACCTAATTTTACTACAAAAGGATACTGGTATTCAGCCAATAGATACCATCTATTATATTCCTCCGCTGTTGGAACTTTCTTTGTTGAAAAACTGCTTCAGATCAACCCATATTTAAAAGGGGTGCCTGTCGGTATAGTAAATCTAACATTTGGAGGGAGTACGATAGAACTTTTCATGCCGGACTTTCCTGTATGGATGCCTTATACTCAAAGACAGCATAATAATCCTGTTGTATCTGGATACTGGAATGGTTATATGAAAGCAATTGCTCCAACAAAATTCAGAGCTGTAATTTTTTATCAAGGAGAAAACAGTGTCCATCTTAGATACCTCTATGAACGATTATTGAGACATTTTATAGAAGCAATAAGACGAGAATTCAAAGATAAATCCCTCCCCTTTATACTTGTTCAACTGACAGGTTATGGAGAGAGTTATCTTGATGGAGACACCTGGCCTATTATAAGAGAGATTCAGTACAGAACTGCTAAAACAATGAATAATGTTTATATTATAACTGCTACTGACTTATCCGAAGAGGATATATGGGAAATCCATCCTCGTATAAAAAAACCCATAGGAATTCGTCTGGCATATAAAGTTATGGAAGCAATTTATGGAAAAGATATGGGATTTAGAAGTCCTGAGATGAAAAATTTTCAGATTTCTGGAGATAAAGTTAAGGTATATTTTGATTATGTAAAAGGCAAACTAAATTTTAAGGAAAAGAATACAGGATGTTTTGAAGTACTTGATGAGAATGGAAAATGGTACAAAGCAACAGGAATAAATCTGGGTAGGGATTTTGTTGAAATATGGAATGACAATATTAAACATCCGTTAGGTGCGAGATATGCATATTTCAATTATCCTAAAATGATTCTATATGACGATAACCAGATGCCTGTGTTCCCTTTTAATACAACAATAAATTTAGATAGGGAAAGTGTTGGTGTTACGGACAACTTTCATATTTTTCTACCTTATCATGGACTGAGTGACTTTGATGCAGTTTTAAATCTTACGAGAAACAAGATATTCAGAACAGTCAAAGTAAGAGATATTAATAATCTGGAATTATTCTACTCTATTCCAGGGCAGTCCAGTGGAGATGAGATTATGGTATTTTCCAGAAAGGGTAGCAGGAAGTTAGAACAAGGCAGTACAGAGAAGATATTAAAGATAAAGAACCATCATCTAAAAGTTGGAGACAGGGTAAGAAATGTAAACAGACAATATATAGATTCAGGTGTTATTGAGGTTATAGATGATAATACTGTATTAATTGAAGGTATTAACGGACAGGAAGAAGGGGATGAAATTGAAATCTATATATTGAGATATAAAGATAAAGCAGGATAA
- the wecB gene encoding UDP-N-acetylglucosamine 2-epimerase (non-hydrolyzing), which produces MKIIAIVVGTRPEIIKLAPVIKYCRQIRFPFYLIHTGQHYSENMDAVFFKQMKLPKPDFYLGVGSGTHGQQTGRIMVKIEKILLQKRPFAIMVQGDTNTVLATSLVASKLYIRISHVEAGLRSYDKSMPEEINRVVSDHLSYYLFPPTERAKKNLYKEGINNNVFVTGNTIVEALSENLKYAEKIEASILKNYRLEKNKYILLTLHRQENVDNKNRLKEVLSGINAVKKITGMQILFPAHPRTVKMIKQFGFVKDIETTKIIEPVGYFEFLALEKNARIILTDSGGIQEESCILKIPCVTLRENTERPETLDVGSNILAGWKKENIISSSEKMLNKKDGWENPFGDGTASIKIMEIIKKEAL; this is translated from the coding sequence ATGAAAATAATAGCAATAGTTGTAGGAACAAGGCCAGAAATAATTAAACTTGCACCTGTTATAAAGTATTGTAGACAGATAAGATTCCCTTTTTATCTAATTCATACAGGACAGCACTATTCGGAAAATATGGATGCGGTTTTTTTCAAACAAATGAAGTTACCTAAACCGGATTTTTACCTTGGAGTAGGTTCAGGAACACATGGACAACAGACAGGCAGGATAATGGTTAAAATAGAAAAAATTTTATTACAGAAACGACCTTTTGCTATAATGGTTCAGGGAGATACAAATACAGTTCTTGCCACTTCACTTGTTGCTTCAAAATTATATATTAGAATATCTCATGTTGAAGCAGGACTGAGGAGTTATGACAAGAGTATGCCGGAGGAGATAAACAGAGTAGTATCTGACCATCTTTCATACTATCTCTTTCCTCCTACAGAAAGAGCAAAGAAGAATCTTTATAAAGAGGGTATAAATAACAATGTCTTTGTAACAGGAAATACTATTGTTGAGGCACTATCTGAAAACCTGAAATATGCTGAAAAGATTGAAGCATCTATCTTAAAGAATTACCGATTAGAAAAAAATAAATATATACTTCTCACCCTGCATAGACAGGAGAATGTTGACAATAAGAATCGCCTTAAAGAAGTCCTCTCTGGAATAAATGCAGTTAAAAAAATTACAGGTATGCAGATTCTTTTTCCTGCCCATCCCCGTACGGTAAAAATGATAAAACAATTCGGTTTTGTTAAGGATATAGAAACAACTAAAATTATAGAACCTGTTGGTTATTTTGAATTTCTTGCTTTAGAAAAGAATGCAAGAATTATTCTTACAGATTCAGGTGGCATACAGGAAGAGTCCTGTATACTTAAGATTCCCTGTGTTACTTTAAGGGAAAATACAGAAAGGCCTGAAACACTTGATGTGGGAAGTAATATACTTGCTGGCTGGAAAAAAGAGAATATAATTTCCAGTTCTGAAAAAATGCTTAATAAAAAAGACGGATGGGAAAATCCTTTTGGAGATGGAACTGCGAGCATAAAAATAATGGAGATAATTAAAAAGGAGGCGCTATGA
- a CDS encoding insulinase family protein has translation MNKRNFSLFFIITSFCFAFSFSDYENRISEYTLSNGMRFILLEDHTAPVVSFVVCVDTGSVDEKEGETGISHIIEHLAFNGTEKVGTKNWKKEKRLLEEMDRLYEKILTLSSSTVSSPHMRGEELGGGGKHDKCLTLTRTLSPQGRGKEEERIKILQEKFNKLKEKASALGEPNEFGKILDKHGAEGPNAYTSTDITVYWVDLPSNKVELWALLESDRLFNPVFRSFYEELDIVKEERMMRTENSPWGKLMEEFHKTAFTVHPYRNPVIGYREDLERMTREKVRNFYKRHYVPSNITVVIAGDIEKGEIISLVEKYFGKIPSGKKPERDIPSEPPLEGIRRITVNMDSEPIFITAFQIPDVNHPDIYTLDVLAEILGGGRTSRLYKRLVKEEKIAVSVGVWCRSSKYPSLFYIWAIPAKGRTNSEVENVILEEMEKIKKEGITEKELEGAKARLSMEVLTELKHRRGLAEELGHYYVLTGDWRNLFRYIENTEKVSSDDINRAMERYIDTERRVVGTVEKK, from the coding sequence ATGAATAAAAGAAATTTCTCTCTTTTTTTTATTATCACTTCATTTTGTTTTGCTTTTTCATTTTCTGATTATGAAAATAGAATAAGCGAATATACCCTTTCAAATGGTATGCGCTTTATTTTACTTGAAGACCATACAGCACCTGTTGTCTCTTTTGTTGTCTGCGTGGATACAGGAAGTGTGGATGAAAAAGAAGGAGAGACAGGAATCAGTCATATTATTGAACACCTCGCATTTAATGGAACAGAAAAAGTTGGGACAAAAAACTGGAAAAAAGAAAAGAGATTGCTTGAGGAGATGGACAGGTTATATGAAAAGATATTAACTCTTTCATCCTCAACCGTCTCCTCTCCCCATATGAGGGGGGAGGAATTAGGTGGGGGTGGAAAACACGATAAATGTCTCACCCTCACCCGTACCCTTTCCCCTCAAGGGAGAGGAAAGGAAGAAGAAAGAATTAAGATACTGCAGGAGAAATTCAATAAATTGAAAGAGAAGGCATCTGCCTTAGGAGAACCCAATGAGTTTGGTAAGATTCTTGATAAGCATGGTGCAGAAGGTCCCAATGCCTATACAAGCACTGATATCACTGTTTACTGGGTGGACCTACCTTCAAATAAGGTAGAGTTATGGGCACTGCTTGAATCAGACCGGTTATTTAACCCTGTATTCAGAAGTTTTTATGAGGAGCTGGATATTGTGAAGGAAGAAAGAATGATGAGGACTGAAAACTCACCATGGGGAAAACTGATGGAAGAGTTTCATAAGACCGCCTTTACAGTACATCCTTACAGAAATCCTGTAATTGGATACAGAGAAGACCTGGAGAGAATGACAAGAGAAAAAGTAAGGAATTTTTATAAAAGGCACTATGTACCTTCAAATATCACAGTGGTAATCGCAGGAGATATAGAAAAAGGTGAAATAATTTCTCTGGTTGAAAAATATTTTGGAAAGATTCCCTCCGGTAAAAAACCGGAAAGAGATATTCCATCTGAGCCACCGTTAGAAGGAATAAGAAGAATAACTGTAAATATGGACAGTGAGCCCATCTTCATTACTGCCTTCCAGATACCAGATGTAAACCATCCAGATATATATACTTTAGATGTCCTTGCAGAAATCCTCGGTGGGGGAAGAACATCACGGTTGTATAAAAGATTGGTAAAAGAAGAAAAAATTGCTGTATCTGTAGGTGTTTGGTGTAGAAGTAGTAAGTACCCTTCGCTTTTTTATATCTGGGCAATCCCAGCAAAAGGAAGGACAAACAGTGAAGTGGAAAATGTTATTCTGGAAGAGATGGAAAAGATAAAAAAGGAAGGTATAACAGAAAAGGAACTAGAAGGGGCAAAGGCACGGTTATCTATGGAAGTTCTCACAGAATTAAAACACAGGAGGGGACTTGCAGAAGAACTCGGACACTATTATGTCCTTACAGGGGACTGGAGGAATCTTTTTAGATATATTGAAAACACTGAGAAGGTCTCTAGTGATGATATAAACAGAGCGATGGAAAGATATATTGATACAGAAAGAAGGGTTGTTGGTACTGTGGAGAAAAAATGA